The genomic interval CGGCCGTGCCGTTTTGCCATTAACAGAATCGTCTTGGGTCTTTTGTTGCTTAAAACGCCCAATTGCCTTTGCGGAAGACGGGCACGCGCTCGCCGTCGAAAGTTTCCCCATCGATGTCCAGTTCGGCGGAACCGATCATGAAGTCGACGTGCATGATGCTGGAGTTAAAACCTTTCGCCGCCATTTCTTCATCGCTTTTTGCCTCGGCGTCTTTCATGTTCAACAACAGCGCCCGGCCAAGCGCAATATGGCAGGAAGCGTTTTCATCGAAAAGCGTATTGAAGAAGATTAAGCCGGAATTCGAGATCGGCGAGTCGTGCGGGACAAGCGCCACTTCGCCGAGCCGCTTCGAGCCTTCGTCGGCTTCCAAAATATTTTTCAGCGATTCCTCGCCTTTTTCCGCTTTGAAATCGACGACTTCTCCATTCTTGAACGTTAAGGTGAAGTTCTCGATCAAGCTTCCTTGATAGTTCAGCGGTTTCGTGCTTGAGACGGTGCCGTTGACGCCGTCTTTATGAGGCATCGTGAAAACTTCTTCGGTCGGCACGTTCGGCAAAAACCGGTTGCCTTTTTTCGTCTCGAAACTTGCTGCCCGCCATACATGATCGTCTGCGAGCTGAATTGTTAAATTCGTACCTTCGGCTTTGTAATGCAACGCCTTGAATCTTTTTTCATTTAAATAATTCGCTTTTTCGGTCAGTTTATCAATGTGCTTTTCCCAGGCGGCGACGGGATCGTCCTGATCGACCCGGGTCGTATAGAAAATTTGCTCCCAAAGTGCATCGGTTTGCTGTTTCGTTGGAACGTCCGGGAAGATTTTGGCCGCCCAATTTTTCGATGGAACGGAAACGATCGACCAGGAAATATCGCCGTTCGTCTGGGCTTTCTGGAATCGCGTCTTCGCCTTAGCCTCGGCTTTGCGGGCAATGGAGATTCTGTCGGCGTCAACGCCTTTCAGCAACTCTGGATCGAGCGCGGCCACTTCAAGGAACGCTCCACCTTCGTCGATGAGTTCGTTAAAGCAGTCAATACGCCATTGCGGAAACTCAGCCAGCCCGTCTTTAGGCGCTTCTTCGTACGTGATGCGGCGAATCATCGGATCGTACAAGTTTGGGTAAACTTTCTTCGCCCCGGCGCGGTAAGCTTTCCGCGTGATCGACTGCACGAAATCGGCATTTTCGATCGAAGCGTTGATATACAACTTTTGCCCTTCCTGGATGTTCAATGCCACTTTTACAACAAGTTCTGCGTATTTTTCCAGGTTTGTTTCGAAATGGTCCAAATCAGTTCCCCCTTAGGTAAGTTTGCATCTCTCTCATTTTATCATAATTCGGAAAAAGATTGAGTGATGGCCGTCTTTGCTTTATCATTCGGAGAACTGAAGAAAGGATCAGTAATAATGGAAATTTGCGTTATTAATTAGCGCTTAAAAGAAGTTTGGAAAATCTCCCAACGGTCACCAAATATCTAAATGGCTGTTCAAGATTTATATTTGTTCTATCCGGAAATTGATTTTGGTTGTTTCTTATCCTCATTTTTATAAAATGGGACCTTTACTGTCGCTCTGTCGTATATACGGTGAAGCATGCCGAAAGGGGTGTGAACAATTGCATGAAGAAGATCGCTTAAAGGGATTGATATTACAATCGAATAAAGATAAAGCAATTCAATTGTTAATTGATGAATGTATGGAAGATGTTAAAAGGTTCGTTTTTACGTATGTGAAAAATTGGTCATATACGGATGATATTGTACAAGATGCTTTTTTGGCTGTTTATCTAAATCTTGATACGTTTAAAGAGAGTGCCAGCATTAAAACGTGGATTTTAAGTATTGCTGCTAACAAAGCAAAAGATTTTTTGAAGTCTTGGCATTACAAAAAAGTATCACTTACAAATCAATTCTTTCATCAAGCAAACAACGAGACACCAGAAACATTACTTTTGAACAATCAAGAGAATGATGAAGTAAGTGCTCTCATTTTTTCCCTTCCGGTTAAGTATCGCGAAGTGATCATTCTTTATTATTATAAAGATCTCTCAATCAAAGAAATCAGTGAAGTTTTAGGTACAGGTCAGTCAACCGTTAAAACAAGGCTTCATCGAGCCAAAATGAAAATCGGTGAGAAGTTGAGAGGTGATTTTTTTGAGGAATAAGGATCTTCAAATAAGAATCGACAAGTTCATAGGGTCTCGTCCCGTTTCTAA from Bacillales bacterium carries:
- a CDS encoding aminopeptidase — its product is MDHFETNLEKYAELVVKVALNIQEGQKLYINASIENADFVQSITRKAYRAGAKKVYPNLYDPMIRRITYEEAPKDGLAEFPQWRIDCFNELIDEGGAFLEVAALDPELLKGVDADRISIARKAEAKAKTRFQKAQTNGDISWSIVSVPSKNWAAKIFPDVPTKQQTDALWEQIFYTTRVDQDDPVAAWEKHIDKLTEKANYLNEKRFKALHYKAEGTNLTIQLADDHVWRAASFETKKGNRFLPNVPTEEVFTMPHKDGVNGTVSSTKPLNYQGSLIENFTLTFKNGEVVDFKAEKGEESLKNILEADEGSKRLGEVALVPHDSPISNSGLIFFNTLFDENASCHIALGRALLLNMKDAEAKSDEEMAAKGFNSSIMHVDFMIGSAELDIDGETFDGERVPVFRKGNWAF
- a CDS encoding sigma-70 family RNA polymerase sigma factor, which produces MHEEDRLKGLILQSNKDKAIQLLIDECMEDVKRFVFTYVKNWSYTDDIVQDAFLAVYLNLDTFKESASIKTWILSIAANKAKDFLKSWHYKKVSLTNQFFHQANNETPETLLLNNQENDEVSALIFSLPVKYREVIILYYYKDLSIKEISEVLGTGQSTVKTRLHRAKMKIGEKLRGDFFEE